In one window of Maridesulfovibrio ferrireducens DNA:
- a CDS encoding response regulator has translation MKALIVEDDLGLAELIKEKVEASGFETYSVQTADSAFKWLTENTPHLMLLDYSLPDMKGDEFITALQKSELSIPPFIVTTGQGDEHIAVAMMKLGAKDYLIKN, from the coding sequence GTGAAAGCACTAATTGTTGAAGATGATCTTGGCTTAGCAGAGTTAATTAAAGAAAAAGTTGAAGCAAGTGGATTTGAAACTTATTCGGTTCAAACTGCTGATAGTGCGTTTAAGTGGCTTACCGAGAATACGCCGCATCTTATGTTATTGGATTACAGCCTTCCGGATATGAAGGGTGATGAATTTATTACTGCTTTGCAAAAAAGTGAACTTTCAATTCCACCATTTATAGTTACTACCGGGCAAGGTGATGAACACATAGCAGTAGCGATGATGAAACTAGGGGCTAAGGATTATCTAATAAAAAACA